One Cryomorphaceae bacterium DNA segment encodes these proteins:
- a CDS encoding DUF748 domain-containing protein, which yields MKNRWLFRLLVLFFAAIAVYWALPLAINAYLNANANRIVKGLLTRTAEFKNHEVEFGNLWLDYDFRGTNLRMEDVRMWREVALAPADGEWDFNLNVEYAVITGFNWLHLIFRNEIVLDSALVGPGHATLKISRAKSEKVYLADEKRDNDYDLISVKHLRVLDASFVNMDPKTDSVRFDIQELNVQADEFALSKDMILSDKELFYVQRISGNAASVEVHVDEDRAKVRSLNIRFDTDEARLVAEKLKYINKLAPSVYVHQFAHEVDWIMLENSSLEILGLDVRHFARTSELHADTVRIISPRVEVYRDKHVDDRHYVYPKMVHEILSELPLGLDLRTVVLEDGRAGYRERPDNQSERTSYLFFDNLNALITNATNLPAKLEDDHHLHIDVSGRLMGKGQITGTFRYDLTDLRGGFTMRGRLGPMALADLNPLLEPQARIGMESGMLRQLAWNIAANAKEGTGDVLFEYDGLKIKIMDRDYQDRQNIFRKALAGLLNKTLVPSANPDSKGRVREGVVYAERDPEKFIFNYWWRLIFSGLKSTLTGEDESDLREKSERKHNAG from the coding sequence ATGAAAAACAGGTGGTTATTTCGTTTGCTGGTCTTGTTTTTTGCGGCCATAGCGGTGTATTGGGCCTTGCCCCTTGCCATCAATGCCTACCTCAATGCCAATGCAAATCGCATTGTGAAAGGCTTGCTTACACGCACTGCCGAGTTTAAAAACCACGAGGTGGAGTTTGGCAACCTATGGCTTGACTACGACTTTCGCGGTACCAATCTGCGCATGGAGGATGTTCGCATGTGGCGAGAAGTAGCGCTGGCACCGGCGGACGGTGAATGGGATTTTAACCTGAACGTAGAGTACGCAGTCATCACCGGATTCAATTGGCTTCATCTCATATTTCGGAATGAAATTGTGCTTGACAGCGCTCTGGTTGGTCCGGGGCATGCAACCTTGAAAATTTCACGTGCAAAGTCTGAGAAGGTCTATCTTGCTGATGAAAAACGCGACAATGATTACGACCTAATCTCGGTAAAGCATCTCCGGGTGCTCGACGCGTCGTTTGTGAATATGGATCCCAAAACGGATTCAGTGCGCTTTGATATTCAGGAACTCAATGTGCAGGCAGATGAATTTGCTCTAAGTAAAGATATGATTTTGAGTGACAAGGAATTGTTTTATGTGCAGCGTATTTCGGGTAATGCGGCAAGTGTGGAGGTACATGTTGATGAGGACCGCGCCAAAGTTCGGAGCCTGAATATCAGATTTGATACTGATGAAGCGCGACTTGTTGCTGAAAAGTTGAAGTACATCAACAAGCTGGCTCCGTCTGTATACGTGCATCAGTTTGCGCACGAAGTAGATTGGATCATGCTCGAAAACAGTAGTCTGGAGATACTTGGTCTGGATGTGCGCCACTTTGCCCGAACCAGCGAATTGCACGCGGATACCGTGAGAATTATTTCGCCCAGGGTTGAGGTTTACCGCGATAAACACGTTGATGACAGGCATTATGTATACCCCAAAATGGTGCATGAGATTTTGAGCGAATTGCCGCTGGGATTGGATTTGCGCACCGTAGTGTTGGAGGACGGAAGGGCGGGTTATCGCGAGCGGCCCGACAATCAATCCGAAAGAACTTCTTACCTGTTTTTTGACAACTTGAACGCGTTGATTACCAATGCTACCAATTTACCGGCCAAGCTCGAAGATGACCATCATCTCCACATCGATGTTTCCGGCAGGTTGATGGGTAAAGGTCAGATTACAGGAACTTTTCGCTACGATTTAACCGACCTTCGGGGCGGATTCACCATGCGTGGCAGGCTCGGCCCAATGGCGCTTGCCGATTTGAACCCCCTCTTAGAGCCGCAGGCTCGCATTGGAATGGAATCAGGTATGTTGAGGCAACTTGCCTGGAACATTGCTGCCAACGCCAAAGAAGGAACTGGCGACGTGCTTTTTGAATATGACGGTCTCAAAATCAAAATCATGGACCGCGATTATCAGGACAGGCAGAACATTTTTCGCAAGGCATTGGCGGGTCTGCTCAATAAAACCCTGGTTCCGTCTGCCAACCCCGATTCTAAAGGAAGGGTTCGGGAGGGCGTAGTGTATGCTGAACGCGACCCGGAGAAATTCATCTTCAATTACTGGTGGCGTTTGATTTTTAGCGGACTCAAATCTACCCTCACCGGCGAGGATGAGTCTGATCTGCGCGAAAAATCAGAGCGGAAACACAACGCGGGATAA